Proteins co-encoded in one Prescottella sp. R16 genomic window:
- a CDS encoding acetyl-CoA C-acetyltransferase — protein sequence MPEAVIVSAARSPIGRAHKGSLASIRPDDLAAQMVAAALAKVPELDPTEVDDLIMGCGQPAGQSGFNIAKVVATTLGYDFMPGVTVNRYCSSSLQSTRMAMHAIRAGEGDVYISAGVESVSSFKTGNADGWPDTKNPRYDEAQARSAKLAEGGIPWTDPREEGLLPDIYLGMGHTAENVASLTGISREDQDLWGVRSQNRAEAAINAGFFEREISPVTLADGTVVTTDDGPRAGTTYEKVSQLKAIFRPDGTVTAGNACPLNDGAAALVIMSDTKAKALGLTPLARVVATAATGLSPEIMGLGPIEAVKKALGYAKMSTSDIDLYEINEAFAVQVLGSARALELDEDKINISGGAIALGHPFGMTGARITATLINNLQTQDKQFGVETMCVGGGQGMAMVIERLS from the coding sequence ATGCCCGAGGCAGTTATCGTCTCAGCCGCCCGTTCGCCCATCGGCCGCGCTCACAAGGGTTCGCTGGCGAGCATCCGTCCGGACGATCTGGCCGCCCAGATGGTCGCCGCCGCGCTGGCGAAGGTTCCCGAGCTCGACCCCACCGAGGTCGACGACCTGATCATGGGCTGCGGCCAGCCCGCCGGTCAGTCCGGCTTCAACATCGCCAAGGTCGTCGCCACCACCCTCGGCTACGACTTCATGCCCGGCGTCACCGTCAACCGCTACTGCTCGTCGTCGCTGCAGAGCACCCGCATGGCGATGCACGCGATCCGCGCCGGTGAGGGCGACGTCTACATCTCCGCAGGCGTCGAGTCCGTCTCCAGCTTCAAGACCGGCAACGCCGACGGCTGGCCCGACACCAAGAACCCCCGCTACGACGAGGCACAGGCCCGCAGCGCGAAGCTCGCCGAGGGCGGCATCCCGTGGACCGACCCGCGCGAGGAGGGCCTGCTGCCCGACATCTATCTCGGCATGGGCCACACCGCCGAGAACGTCGCGTCGCTGACCGGTATCTCCCGCGAGGACCAGGACCTCTGGGGCGTCCGTTCGCAGAACCGTGCCGAGGCCGCCATCAACGCCGGCTTCTTCGAGCGCGAGATCTCCCCGGTCACGCTGGCCGACGGCACCGTCGTCACCACCGACGACGGCCCGCGCGCCGGCACCACCTACGAGAAGGTCAGCCAGCTCAAGGCGATCTTCCGCCCCGACGGCACCGTCACCGCCGGCAACGCCTGCCCGCTCAACGACGGTGCCGCCGCGCTCGTCATCATGAGCGACACCAAGGCGAAGGCTCTCGGCCTGACCCCGCTCGCGCGCGTCGTCGCGACCGCTGCGACCGGCCTGTCCCCCGAGATCATGGGCCTCGGCCCGATCGAGGCCGTCAAGAAGGCCCTCGGCTACGCGAAGATGTCCACCTCGGACATCGACCTGTACGAGATCAACGAGGCGTTCGCGGTGCAGGTGCTGGGCTCGGCCCGCGCACTGGAGCTCGACGAGGACAAGATCAACATCTCCGGTGGCGCCATCGCTCTCGGCCACCCGTTCGGCATGACCGGCGCCCGCATCACCGCGACGCTGATCAACAACCTGCAGACGCAGGACAAGCAGTTCGGTGTCGAGACCATGTGTGTCGGCGGCGGCCAGGGCATGGCGATGGTCATCGAGCGCCTGAGCTAG
- a CDS encoding cystathionine beta-synthase, translating into MRIADHVVDLIGNTPLVKLSSVVGEGSGLVAAKVEYLNPGGSSKDRIAVKMIDAAEASGELKPGGTIVEPTSGNTGVGLALVAQQRGYKCVFVCPDKVSEDKRNVLRAYGAEVVVCPTAVAPEHPDSYYNVSDRLVQEIPGAWKPNQYANQNGPDSHYETTGPEIWRDTDGKVTHFVAGVGTGGTITGTGRYLKEISGGKVKVIGADPEGSVYSGGTGRPYLVEGVGEDFWPTAYDPAVPDEIIAVSDADSFEMTRRLAREEGLLVGGSCGMAVVAALKVAECDPDAVVVVLLPDGGRGYLSKIFNDDWMASYGFLRSPLTGDAVEHSVGDVLRGKSGELPDLVHTHPGETLRDAIEILREYGVSQMPVVGAEPPVMAGEVAGSVSERDLLSAVFEGRAALADPVEKHMSKPFPLIGAQEPVSAATKALGDTDALMVVDDGKPVGVITRHDLLGFLSAGA; encoded by the coding sequence ATGCGTATTGCAGATCACGTCGTCGACCTCATCGGCAACACCCCCCTCGTCAAGCTGTCCTCCGTGGTCGGTGAGGGATCCGGGCTGGTGGCGGCCAAGGTCGAGTACCTCAATCCGGGCGGTAGTTCCAAGGACCGCATCGCGGTCAAGATGATCGACGCCGCGGAGGCGTCGGGTGAGCTGAAGCCGGGCGGCACCATCGTCGAGCCCACGTCCGGGAACACCGGTGTCGGGCTGGCCCTGGTGGCGCAGCAACGCGGCTACAAGTGTGTGTTCGTCTGCCCCGACAAGGTCAGCGAGGACAAGCGCAACGTACTGCGTGCGTACGGCGCGGAGGTGGTGGTGTGTCCCACCGCGGTCGCCCCCGAACATCCGGACAGCTACTACAACGTCTCCGACCGTCTGGTGCAGGAGATTCCGGGTGCGTGGAAGCCGAACCAGTACGCCAACCAGAACGGCCCCGACAGCCACTACGAGACGACGGGCCCGGAGATCTGGCGGGACACCGACGGCAAGGTGACGCATTTCGTCGCGGGCGTCGGCACGGGCGGCACCATCACCGGCACCGGCCGCTACCTCAAGGAGATCTCGGGCGGCAAGGTCAAGGTCATCGGCGCCGACCCCGAGGGCTCGGTGTACTCGGGCGGCACCGGCCGGCCGTATCTCGTCGAGGGCGTCGGTGAGGACTTCTGGCCCACCGCCTACGACCCGGCTGTGCCCGACGAGATCATCGCCGTCTCCGACGCCGACTCGTTCGAGATGACGCGGCGCCTCGCCCGCGAGGAGGGCCTGCTGGTCGGCGGTTCGTGCGGCATGGCCGTCGTCGCCGCGCTGAAGGTGGCCGAATGTGATCCCGACGCGGTCGTCGTGGTGCTGTTGCCCGACGGTGGCCGCGGCTACCTGTCGAAGATCTTCAACGACGACTGGATGGCGTCGTACGGTTTCCTGCGCAGCCCGCTCACCGGTGACGCCGTCGAGCATTCCGTCGGGGACGTGCTGCGCGGCAAGTCCGGGGAGCTGCCGGACCTCGTGCACACGCATCCGGGTGAGACGCTGCGCGACGCGATCGAGATCCTGCGCGAGTACGGCGTCTCGCAGATGCCGGTCGTCGGCGCGGAGCCGCCCGTCATGGCCGGTGAGGTCGCGGGCAGTGTGTCCGAACGTGACCTGCTCAGTGCCGTCTTCGAGGGCCGTGCCGCCCTGGCGGATCCGGTCGAGAAGCACATGAGCAAGCCGTTCCCGCTGATCGGTGCGCAGGAGCCGGTGTCGGCGGCCACCAAGGCGCTCGGCGACACCGATGCGCTCATGGTCGTCGACGACGGCAAGCCGGTCGGTGTGATCACCCGGCACGACCTGCTCGGATTCCTCAGCGCCGGAGCCTGA
- a CDS encoding cystathionine gamma-synthase: MSEQGFSTKAIHAGYEPDPQTGAVNVPIYASSTFAQDGVGGMRGGFEYARTGNPTRRPLEANLAAIESGTFGRAFGSGMAATDCALRSMLRPGDHLVIPNDAYGGTFRLIDKVFTQWGIEYTPAAVADVDAVRAAIRPNTKLVWVETPTNPLLNIGDIAALADVAHTGGAKLIVDNTFASPYLQQPLTLGADIVLHSTTKYIGGHSDVVGGALVTNDEELDTKFAFLQNGAGAVPGPFDAFLTMRGIKTLALRMERHCDNAEKIVELLDGHAAVAQVIYPGLESHPGHAVADKQMRRFGGMVSVRLKGGRQAALDFCARTEVFTLAESLGGVESLIEHPGAMTHASTAGSALEVPEDLVRLSVGIEDAADLLADVEQALG, from the coding sequence ATGAGTGAGCAGGGATTCTCCACCAAGGCAATCCACGCCGGTTACGAGCCCGATCCGCAGACCGGTGCGGTCAACGTCCCGATCTACGCGAGTTCGACGTTCGCGCAGGACGGCGTCGGCGGTATGCGGGGCGGATTCGAGTACGCGCGCACCGGCAACCCGACGCGACGTCCTCTCGAGGCCAATCTCGCGGCGATCGAGTCGGGCACGTTCGGGCGGGCGTTCGGGTCGGGCATGGCGGCCACCGACTGCGCGTTGCGGTCGATGCTGCGGCCCGGCGACCACCTGGTGATCCCGAACGACGCGTACGGCGGCACGTTCCGGCTCATCGACAAGGTGTTCACGCAGTGGGGCATCGAGTACACGCCGGCCGCGGTCGCCGACGTCGACGCCGTCCGCGCCGCAATTCGCCCGAACACCAAGCTGGTGTGGGTGGAGACGCCGACGAACCCGCTGCTCAACATCGGTGACATTGCCGCCCTGGCGGACGTCGCGCACACCGGTGGGGCAAAGCTGATCGTGGACAACACGTTCGCGTCGCCGTACCTGCAGCAGCCGCTGACCCTCGGCGCGGACATCGTGCTGCACTCGACCACCAAGTACATCGGCGGGCACTCCGACGTCGTCGGCGGCGCCCTGGTCACGAACGACGAGGAACTCGACACGAAGTTCGCGTTCCTGCAGAACGGTGCGGGCGCGGTGCCCGGCCCGTTCGACGCGTTCCTGACGATGCGCGGCATCAAGACGCTGGCGCTGCGCATGGAACGGCACTGCGACAACGCCGAGAAGATCGTCGAACTGCTCGACGGGCATGCTGCGGTCGCGCAGGTGATCTACCCGGGTCTCGAGTCGCATCCGGGTCACGCGGTGGCGGACAAGCAGATGCGCAGGTTCGGCGGCATGGTGTCGGTGCGGTTGAAGGGTGGCCGGCAGGCTGCGCTGGACTTCTGCGCCCGCACCGAGGTCTTCACGCTCGCCGAATCCCTCGGCGGTGTCGAGTCGCTCATCGAGCATCCGGGTGCCATGACGCACGCGTCGACTGCCGGCTCGGCGCTCGAGGTGCCGGAGGACCTGGTGCGCCTGTCGGTGGGCATCGAGGACGCGGCCGACCTGCTCGCGGACGTCGAGCAGGCTCTCGGCTGA
- a CDS encoding bifunctional lytic transglycosylase/C40 family peptidase encodes MSWERAAVVVAATAVVGVVFPSVAYAAPEQAPEAPQVPSAEPTPPQLIEPVSSLVALLPPEMRDRAATDLVKALPVLEAPAAPDAEAAPADAPAPAEAQPAEPAQTPVVPAPTVLSAPPAYAPTIDLPIVGQVQLPSLPAILPAGVPGGQVGSVAVFAPWLRKAGDICGGVTAPTLAALFSVENDFRYGPTAPVSLSGGRGPAKFMPSEWAKYGKDADGDGNADILGVADSVMAAGHMLCDNYAQMETWKQEGVVQGDTLDLALAAFNAGTRAVRKAGGVPSGIDDAAEQTGPYVEKIRASEGQFEQMLVAFENVEPGAPIPSAGIDIPIPTTGIGGAAVQLAMRFLGLPYVWGGGNINGPTMGGFDCSGLTSAAIFAATGGQTVLPRTSETQWHVGTEIPMAAAQPGDLVFGNWQAAGPGHVGIYMGNGLMVHAPQTGDVVKVGPVFSDMKARRILA; translated from the coding sequence ATGTCATGGGAGCGTGCAGCCGTCGTCGTGGCTGCCACTGCAGTAGTAGGTGTCGTCTTTCCTTCGGTCGCGTATGCGGCACCCGAGCAGGCTCCCGAGGCTCCGCAGGTACCGTCCGCCGAGCCCACTCCACCGCAGCTGATCGAGCCGGTGAGCAGCCTCGTGGCGCTGTTGCCGCCGGAGATGCGGGACCGGGCGGCCACGGATCTGGTGAAGGCCCTTCCGGTGCTCGAGGCACCGGCCGCGCCGGATGCGGAAGCGGCGCCCGCGGATGCGCCGGCCCCTGCCGAAGCGCAGCCTGCCGAACCGGCACAGACGCCGGTCGTCCCCGCCCCGACCGTGCTGTCGGCGCCGCCGGCCTACGCACCCACGATCGATCTGCCGATCGTCGGCCAGGTCCAGTTGCCGTCGCTGCCGGCGATCCTGCCGGCCGGGGTGCCCGGCGGGCAGGTCGGTTCGGTCGCGGTGTTCGCACCGTGGCTGCGCAAGGCCGGTGACATCTGCGGCGGTGTCACCGCACCCACGCTCGCGGCCCTGTTCTCGGTGGAGAACGACTTCCGGTACGGGCCGACGGCACCGGTGTCGCTGTCCGGTGGCCGCGGCCCGGCCAAGTTCATGCCCAGTGAGTGGGCCAAGTACGGCAAGGACGCCGACGGCGACGGCAACGCCGACATCCTCGGGGTCGCCGATTCGGTGATGGCGGCCGGACACATGCTGTGCGACAACTACGCCCAGATGGAGACGTGGAAGCAGGAGGGGGTCGTGCAGGGCGACACCCTCGATCTCGCACTCGCCGCGTTCAATGCCGGCACCCGGGCGGTCCGCAAGGCCGGTGGGGTGCCGTCCGGTATCGACGACGCGGCCGAGCAGACGGGGCCGTACGTGGAGAAGATCCGGGCGAGCGAGGGACAGTTCGAGCAGATGCTCGTGGCGTTCGAGAACGTCGAGCCCGGTGCTCCGATCCCGTCGGCCGGGATCGACATCCCGATCCCCACGACGGGGATCGGCGGTGCGGCCGTCCAACTGGCGATGCGGTTCCTCGGCCTGCCGTACGTGTGGGGCGGTGGCAACATCAACGGCCCCACCATGGGTGGCTTCGACTGCTCGGGCCTGACGTCGGCGGCGATCTTCGCGGCCACCGGCGGCCAGACGGTGCTGCCGCGCACGTCGGAGACACAGTGGCATGTCGGCACCGAGATCCCCATGGCGGCAGCACAGCCCGGCGATCTGGTGTTCGGCAACTGGCAGGCGGCCGGGCCGGGGCACGTCGGCATCTACATGGGCAACGGGCTGATGGTGCACGCACCGCAGACCGGGGACGTCGTCAAGGTCGGCCCGGTGTTCTCGGACATGAAGGCGCGGCGCATCCTCGCTTAG
- a CDS encoding SEC-C domain-containing protein, whose protein sequence is MNETLEARDLTAAAIAELQASGPLTAEDWAERLVDAGLGSVPEMTEFVELLDHPLVAFLADGRNAALDTLLAGRVFTHRLTEVEVSSGLLYAEPDLAPLVLLVMADDDGPVEALFSDYDADDLEDLGLADEDFPDGSGLLFGSEALEGFSAGDLIAVTVGDGGVLELSRADGDLAVVDLAAALDRIVGADNADNLETIAWQLLSDDPELCATPTAPLGELIEAAGYDREGDYVAARGFDFDAHHLGRHIAMVAREHDLHRDETDAVVTFVQFVAAVEEGELGLAAARERVVAIANSLSGLEDPAAAAAALDVINAVEGDYTPALYTAALAVADRGPRRARASGHWLAGMAADTLGDVLEAEKQFSEAAAMDDAWMPALFELAHIASDRGDAQRGLELLGRIDGGSSERLYDVLTRFAPAEHPELGRNDKCWCGSGRKYKVCHLGKSDSTLDERADWLYEKAALYAQSTVLFDQVLALAERLAGTRDDEAALSDAYDAPIVIDTALFEGGLFRLFVARRGALLPADELELAGRWLQARRSLHEVTAVDGTAATLRDLRSGDTADVGHDGDWEIGDLLCARVVPTGDRTRILGGAEPVDPGRRDEILATLSADDLLPENVIDMLG, encoded by the coding sequence GTGAACGAGACGCTCGAAGCCCGAGACCTGACCGCCGCCGCGATCGCCGAACTGCAGGCGTCCGGTCCGCTGACCGCCGAGGACTGGGCAGAGCGACTCGTCGACGCCGGTTTGGGCAGCGTTCCGGAGATGACCGAGTTCGTCGAGTTGCTGGACCATCCGCTGGTGGCGTTCCTCGCGGACGGCCGGAATGCCGCACTGGACACGCTGCTGGCCGGGCGGGTGTTCACGCATCGGCTCACCGAGGTGGAGGTCTCGTCGGGGCTGCTCTACGCGGAGCCGGATCTGGCGCCGCTGGTCCTGCTGGTGATGGCCGACGACGACGGTCCGGTGGAGGCCCTGTTCTCCGATTACGACGCCGACGATCTCGAGGATCTCGGGCTCGCGGACGAGGACTTCCCCGACGGGTCCGGTCTGTTGTTCGGTAGCGAAGCGCTGGAAGGCTTTTCGGCCGGTGATCTGATCGCGGTGACGGTGGGCGACGGCGGCGTCCTGGAGTTGTCGCGGGCGGACGGCGACCTCGCTGTGGTGGATCTGGCGGCGGCGCTGGATCGCATCGTCGGCGCGGACAACGCCGACAATTTGGAAACCATTGCGTGGCAGTTGCTCTCGGACGATCCGGAACTGTGTGCGACGCCGACGGCGCCGCTCGGTGAGTTGATCGAGGCCGCCGGCTACGACCGCGAGGGTGACTATGTCGCGGCCCGCGGATTCGATTTCGACGCACACCATCTGGGCCGGCACATCGCGATGGTGGCGCGGGAACACGACCTGCACCGTGACGAGACGGACGCGGTGGTGACGTTCGTGCAGTTCGTCGCCGCAGTGGAAGAGGGTGAGCTCGGTCTGGCCGCGGCGCGGGAGCGTGTCGTGGCGATCGCGAATTCACTTTCCGGGCTGGAGGATCCGGCGGCGGCCGCGGCAGCGCTCGATGTGATCAATGCGGTGGAGGGCGACTACACGCCGGCGCTGTACACGGCGGCGCTCGCGGTCGCCGACCGGGGGCCACGTCGGGCGCGGGCGTCCGGGCACTGGCTGGCCGGGATGGCGGCGGACACGCTCGGTGACGTTCTCGAGGCGGAGAAGCAGTTCTCGGAGGCGGCCGCGATGGACGACGCGTGGATGCCGGCGCTGTTCGAGTTGGCGCACATCGCGTCGGATCGTGGTGACGCGCAACGCGGTCTGGAGCTGCTCGGCCGTATCGACGGCGGCAGCAGTGAACGGTTGTACGACGTGCTCACCCGGTTCGCGCCCGCCGAGCATCCGGAGCTGGGCCGCAACGACAAGTGCTGGTGCGGGTCGGGCCGCAAGTACAAGGTGTGCCATCTCGGCAAGTCCGACAGCACCCTCGACGAGCGCGCCGACTGGCTGTACGAGAAGGCTGCGCTGTACGCGCAGTCGACGGTGCTGTTCGATCAGGTCCTCGCGCTCGCGGAACGACTCGCCGGGACCCGGGACGACGAGGCTGCGCTCTCGGATGCCTACGACGCGCCGATCGTCATCGATACCGCACTGTTCGAGGGCGGCCTGTTCCGGTTGTTCGTCGCCCGCCGTGGCGCCCTGCTGCCCGCCGACGAACTCGAGCTCGCCGGACGGTGGCTGCAGGCCCGCCGGTCCCTGCACGAGGTGACCGCCGTCGACGGCACGGCCGCGACCCTGCGGGACCTGCGCAGCGGCGACACCGCCGACGTCGGGCACGACGGCGACTGGGAGATCGGCGACCTGCTGTGTGCACGTGTCGTCCCCACCGGCGACCGGACCCGCATCCTCGGCGGCGCCGAACCCGTAGATCCCGGCCGCCGCGACGAAATCCTCGCGACGCTGTCGGCAGACGACCTCCTCCCCGAAAACGTCATCGACATGCTGGGGTGA
- the greA gene encoding transcription elongation factor GreA — protein MTETQVTWLTQESHDRLKAELDQLIANRPVIAAEINERREEGDLKENGGYHAAREEQGQQEARIRQLQDLLNSAKVGEAPTQSGVALPGSVVKVYYEGDETDTETFLIATREEGARGGELEVYSPNSPLGGALLEAKVGETREYVLPNGNHMKVTLVSAEPYRG, from the coding sequence ATGACCGAGACCCAGGTGACCTGGCTTACTCAGGAGTCTCACGACAGGCTCAAGGCTGAGCTCGACCAGCTCATCGCCAACCGTCCGGTCATTGCCGCCGAGATCAACGAGCGCCGCGAGGAGGGCGACCTCAAGGAGAACGGCGGCTACCACGCCGCCCGCGAGGAGCAGGGCCAGCAGGAGGCGCGCATCCGCCAGCTGCAGGACCTCCTCAACAGCGCCAAGGTCGGCGAAGCCCCCACCCAGTCCGGTGTCGCACTGCCCGGCTCGGTAGTGAAGGTCTACTACGAGGGCGACGAAACCGACACCGAAACGTTCCTCATCGCCACCCGCGAGGAAGGCGCCCGGGGCGGCGAGCTCGAGGTGTACTCCCCGAACTCCCCGCTCGGTGGCGCACTCCTCGAGGCGAAGGTCGGCGAAACCCGCGAATACGTTCTGCCCAACGGCAACCACATGAAGGTCACCCTGGTCAGCGCGGAGCCCTACCGCGGCTGA
- a CDS encoding DUF4307 domain-containing protein codes for MTSTPPADRYGSTTRTPRPKRWIAWILTGLVVVAGAGIAYIGYTKFAVKDVEGKQISFDIVGDRTMNIQFTVTRQDPEQAAVCIVRTRSKDGSETGRREVYIAPSPSQTVEITAPVKASQPPAMGDLYGCSSQVPEYLRAG; via the coding sequence ATGACCAGCACACCACCCGCCGACCGCTACGGCTCCACGACCCGGACCCCGCGGCCGAAGCGCTGGATCGCCTGGATACTGACCGGTCTCGTCGTCGTTGCCGGCGCCGGAATCGCCTACATCGGCTACACGAAGTTCGCGGTCAAGGACGTGGAAGGCAAACAGATCTCCTTCGACATCGTCGGAGACCGGACGATGAACATCCAGTTCACCGTCACCCGCCAAGATCCCGAACAGGCCGCCGTGTGCATCGTCCGCACCCGTTCGAAGGACGGCTCCGAGACGGGCCGCCGCGAGGTGTACATCGCGCCGTCGCCGTCGCAGACGGTGGAGATCACCGCCCCCGTCAAGGCGTCCCAACCTCCCGCGATGGGCGATCTGTACGGCTGCAGCTCCCAGGTCCCGGAATACCTGCGCGCGGGCTGA